One window from the genome of Spiractinospora alimapuensis encodes:
- a CDS encoding DUF3499 domain-containing protein — MSVVRRCSRTACRHPAVCTLTYVYADSTAVVGPLATHVEPHCYDLCAPHAERLTAPRGWEILRLPLESDPTPASDDLEALANAVREAARPPEDSGVESRPSKRGHLRVVRSGEADPQSGGVSYPAE; from the coding sequence GTGAGCGTTGTTCGACGCTGTTCCCGCACGGCGTGCCGGCATCCCGCGGTCTGCACGCTCACCTACGTCTACGCGGACTCCACTGCTGTGGTCGGTCCACTCGCGACCCACGTGGAACCGCACTGCTACGACCTCTGCGCTCCGCACGCGGAACGGCTGACGGCCCCGCGCGGCTGGGAGATCCTGCGGCTTCCGCTGGAGTCGGATCCCACGCCCGCCAGTGACGACCTGGAGGCGCTGGCCAACGCGGTGCGCGAGGCGGCCCGTCCTCCGGAGGACTCCGGGGTCGAGTCTCGGCCCTCCAAACGGGGCCACCTGCGGGTGGTGCGTTCCGGCGAGGCGGATCCGCAGTCCGGGGGAGTTTCCTACCCGGCAGAATGA
- a CDS encoding metallopeptidase family protein, translating to MRGPLTPAELPVARTRAQAFQDLVEEAVERLKPRWSRELSTIDFVVEDVPIVPPAATADDGIPFARSEVARQTGRARIVIYRRPVEIRTSDPEEKAELVYDSVVEEVASLLGLEPETVDPEA from the coding sequence CTGCGTGGCCCACTCACACCCGCTGAGCTCCCGGTGGCGCGAACCCGGGCGCAGGCGTTCCAGGATCTCGTCGAGGAAGCCGTCGAGCGGCTCAAACCGCGATGGTCTCGCGAGTTGTCGACGATCGACTTCGTCGTCGAAGACGTCCCGATCGTACCGCCCGCGGCGACGGCGGACGACGGGATCCCGTTCGCGCGCTCCGAGGTCGCGCGGCAGACGGGCCGAGCGCGGATCGTGATCTACCGCCGTCCGGTGGAGATCCGCACCAGCGACCCCGAGGAGAAGGCCGAGCTCGTCTACGACAGCGTCGTGGAAGAGGTCGCGTCCCTACTCGGGCTGGAACCGGAAAC